In Streptomyces sp. 71268, the DNA window ACGTTCATCACCAGCCACGCGCGCGTGCTGGCAGCTATCGCCGACAATCCGAACATCCGCATCCGCGAGATCGCCGCCCATTGCCGGCTCACGGAGCGCGCCGTAGCGAGGATCATCGCCGACCTGGAGAAGGACGGATACCTTTCGCACACCCGTGAAGGGCGCACGAACACCTACCGCATCGACCCGGACAAGGTGCTGCGCCAC includes these proteins:
- a CDS encoding helix-turn-helix domain-containing protein; protein product: MAAVPESHTGWTFITSHARVLAAIADNPNIRIREIAAHCRLTERAVARIIADLEKDGYLSHTREGRTNTYRIDPDKVLRHPAEAGLSVASLLSLLVRDETERASAPAAHTQQLVDAGGQ